From a region of the Desulfuromonas sp. KJ2020 genome:
- the fusA gene encoding elongation factor G produces the protein MNTPKLSSIRNLGIISHIDAGKTTVSERILFYTGEIHKMGEVHEGAASMDWMDQEQERGITITATSTTCHWKDLWINLIDTPGHIDFTIEVERSLRALDGALTIFSAVEGVQPQSESVWRQANRYNVPRICLINKMDRIGADYRQVLAQMEKQLAARTVLMQLPLGFETKFHGVIDILSDRLLTFPEEDQGRTVEEAPVPAELTTEVAAAREKIVEAAADFDDAILADFLDGQPITAERLTSALRQGTLSGRLFPVFLGSALRNKGIQPLLDAVGQFLPSPLEAPPALAHHPENPEDSSMVACDPQAPLCALAFKVLADEGRKLTYLRLYAGTLKPGDTLFNSSRHSTEKIARLFRMHAHKRERLDIAQAGDIVAATGLKDALTGDTLCDPAHPLLLAGLTIPEPVVSLAVEPHGLEDREKLFPSLAKLQWEDPTFRVREDAETGQTILTGMGELHLEVLTERLKRDFGVQVKTGRPQVVYRETLKKGIERREIFEREVDGKLQRGEIHLRLQPLERGAGLRFTLPAEESWPLPGELRHLLQDSLKQSCAAGLRTGYPLTDLEIVVVETPYIPNLTTPLGLQAAAQKGLALAGREAGVMLLEPLMGLELTVPSEYAGKVFGTLQQKRGRIEGMSSRGDVEVVDAQVPLAEMFGYMTELRSATKGRGTFTMEFSRFEEAPPEVQQRFGLGGQ, from the coding sequence ATGAACACACCGAAATTATCCTCAATACGCAACCTCGGCATCATCTCCCATATCGACGCCGGCAAGACCACGGTGTCGGAACGCATTCTCTTCTACACCGGTGAAATCCACAAGATGGGCGAAGTCCATGAGGGCGCCGCCAGCATGGACTGGATGGATCAGGAGCAGGAGCGCGGCATCACCATCACCGCCACCAGCACCACCTGCCACTGGAAAGACCTCTGGATCAACCTCATCGACACGCCCGGCCATATCGACTTCACCATCGAAGTCGAGCGTTCCCTGCGGGCGCTGGATGGCGCCCTGACCATTTTCAGCGCCGTCGAGGGGGTGCAGCCCCAAAGTGAATCGGTGTGGCGACAGGCCAACCGCTATAACGTCCCTCGTATCTGTCTTATCAACAAGATGGACCGCATCGGCGCCGACTACCGGCAGGTGCTGGCGCAGATGGAGAAACAGCTGGCCGCCAGGACCGTGCTGATGCAACTCCCCCTTGGTTTTGAAACGAAATTTCACGGGGTCATCGATATTCTGAGCGACCGGCTTTTGACCTTCCCGGAGGAGGATCAGGGGCGCACCGTCGAGGAGGCGCCCGTCCCCGCCGAGCTGACCACCGAGGTGGCGGCGGCGCGGGAAAAGATCGTCGAGGCTGCCGCCGATTTCGACGATGCCATCCTGGCCGATTTTCTCGATGGTCAGCCCATCACGGCCGAGCGCCTCACGAGCGCCCTGCGCCAGGGCACCCTGAGCGGCCGCCTTTTTCCGGTCTTTCTCGGCAGCGCCCTGCGCAACAAAGGCATCCAGCCGCTGCTCGACGCCGTGGGGCAGTTCCTCCCCTCCCCCCTCGAAGCCCCTCCGGCATTGGCGCATCATCCTGAAAACCCCGAGGATTCCAGCATGGTCGCCTGCGATCCCCAGGCCCCACTCTGCGCGCTGGCTTTCAAGGTTCTCGCCGATGAAGGACGCAAACTCACCTATCTGCGACTCTACGCCGGCACGCTGAAACCGGGCGACACCCTGTTCAACAGCAGTCGTCACAGCACCGAGAAGATCGCCCGCCTCTTTCGTATGCACGCCCACAAACGCGAACGCCTGGACATCGCCCAGGCCGGAGATATCGTCGCGGCCACCGGTCTGAAGGACGCCCTCACCGGCGACACCCTGTGCGACCCGGCCCATCCCCTGTTGCTGGCCGGCCTGACCATCCCCGAACCGGTCGTCTCCCTGGCGGTGGAACCCCATGGGCTGGAGGACCGGGAGAAGCTCTTCCCCAGCCTGGCCAAACTGCAATGGGAAGACCCCACCTTCCGTGTGCGCGAGGACGCCGAAACCGGGCAAACCATCCTCACCGGCATGGGGGAACTCCACCTGGAGGTGCTGACGGAACGGCTCAAGCGCGATTTCGGGGTACAGGTCAAGACCGGACGCCCCCAGGTGGTCTACCGGGAGACGCTGAAGAAAGGCATAGAACGGCGGGAAATCTTCGAACGGGAAGTGGACGGCAAGCTGCAACGGGGGGAGATTCACCTGCGGCTACAGCCGCTGGAACGCGGCGCCGGGCTGCGCTTTACGCTGCCGGCGGAGGAAAGCTGGCCTCTACCGGGGGAACTGCGCCACCTGCTACAGGACAGCCTGAAACAGAGCTGTGCCGCCGGTCTCCGTACGGGCTATCCCCTCACCGACCTGGAAATTGTCGTCGTGGAAACCCCCTACATCCCTAACCTGACCACGCCGCTGGGTCTGCAGGCCGCCGCCCAGAAAGGGCTGGCGCTGGCCGGTCGCGAGGCGGGCGTCATGCTACTGGAACCCCTTATGGGCCTGGAACTGACCGTCCCTTCCGAATATGCGGGCAAGGTTTTCGGTACCCTGCAGCAGAAGCGGGGCCGCATCGAAGGCATGAGCTCCCGCGGCGACGTCGAAGTGGTGGACGCCCAGGTACCCCTGGCCGAGATGTTCGGCTACATGACGGAACTGCGCAGCGCCACCAAAGGCCGGGGCACCTTCACCATGGAGTTCTCCCGCTTCGAGGAGGCCCCCCCCGAGGTTCAGCAGCGCTTCGGGCTCGGCGGACAGTAA
- a CDS encoding TIGR04442 family protein has product MHQEIRLHGHINDSIEYFATVASRQAYRSYFFENTSDALRIFSPGNEIVLDDTRITHRGNGGSFCEYMFGVDQPMADLVKGDIRNRLVLYGATNEANGLLQFTSHTEGSQSYERVFFEGNAVLNYFFFLSGSVSGSLREQQEGIVRLLGKLLKRSDHVGTGDDAFLVDEIFGLLGHRSTLYLLKLIHKKHRIYHDAFRALYERYRAIPDAEFNRLQAMAAELGIDRYQQERIRIDVMYKSPGNRRIVDEYRNILIDCNRKGTISTLENARLTRLKTLSVRNKIPEALFYTLDGMLKHDKLVDLNEQDYISATRQILEGIFFQEQQIDASIDTLDMINLLHAKRKASENRDHTFEQILLETGKTCDEKTRDGADTSLLESFSYIVTYFDRYDNASANINELSFMENVTLSEAAIRSLLGDKKAFAELDSTLFAELFFKGILENKYLGQFGRKKILCLQEGLASIEEGRLTVKALQQRLTDIADQERLYGILLAHVKERIRNFYSRYNTRAEQETLRGEIAEDLQAKGLITDDIPGDLFQDVVVNIKKEAIYLHNLLPGIISTRDAALREDFLDNSGLDRFYVEELEREYFDLNNLDMEDLYQIRKGLNG; this is encoded by the coding sequence ATGCATCAGGAAATCCGGCTGCACGGGCACATCAACGACAGCATCGAATATTTTGCCACGGTCGCCTCCCGGCAGGCCTATCGCTCCTATTTCTTTGAGAACACCTCGGATGCTCTACGCATTTTCTCGCCGGGGAACGAGATTGTACTGGATGACACCCGCATCACCCATCGGGGCAACGGCGGTTCTTTCTGCGAATACATGTTCGGCGTCGACCAGCCCATGGCCGACCTGGTCAAAGGCGACATCCGCAACCGTCTGGTCCTTTACGGCGCCACCAACGAAGCGAATGGTTTGCTCCAGTTCACCAGCCACACCGAAGGCAGTCAGAGCTACGAACGCGTCTTTTTTGAAGGCAATGCCGTTCTCAATTATTTCTTTTTTCTCAGCGGCTCTGTTTCCGGTTCTCTGCGCGAGCAACAGGAAGGCATCGTGCGCCTGCTCGGCAAGCTGCTCAAACGCAGCGACCATGTCGGCACCGGGGATGACGCCTTTCTCGTCGACGAAATTTTCGGCCTGCTCGGCCATCGCAGCACCCTCTACCTCCTCAAACTGATTCACAAGAAACACCGCATCTACCATGACGCCTTCCGGGCGCTCTATGAGCGCTATCGTGCCATCCCCGATGCCGAATTCAACCGTCTGCAAGCGATGGCAGCCGAACTGGGCATCGACCGCTACCAGCAGGAGCGCATCCGCATCGACGTCATGTACAAGAGCCCCGGCAACCGGCGCATTGTCGACGAATACCGCAACATCCTCATCGACTGCAATCGCAAGGGGACCATCAGCACCCTGGAGAATGCCCGTCTGACCCGGCTGAAAACCCTGTCGGTCCGCAACAAGATCCCCGAGGCCCTTTTCTACACCCTCGACGGCATGCTCAAGCACGACAAGCTGGTTGATCTCAACGAACAGGACTACATCTCCGCCACCCGCCAGATTCTCGAGGGCATCTTTTTCCAGGAACAGCAGATCGACGCCAGTATCGACACCCTGGACATGATCAACCTGCTGCACGCCAAAAGAAAGGCCAGCGAAAACCGCGACCACACTTTCGAGCAGATTCTGCTGGAAACGGGCAAGACCTGCGACGAAAAGACCCGCGACGGGGCGGACACCTCATTGCTCGAAAGCTTTTCCTATATCGTCACCTACTTCGACCGCTACGACAACGCTTCGGCGAACATCAACGAACTCTCCTTCATGGAGAACGTCACCCTGTCTGAAGCGGCCATCCGCAGCCTGCTGGGGGACAAAAAGGCCTTCGCCGAGTTGGACTCGACTCTGTTCGCCGAGCTTTTCTTCAAGGGCATTCTGGAGAACAAATATCTCGGGCAGTTCGGGCGCAAAAAGATTCTCTGCCTGCAGGAAGGGCTGGCGTCCATCGAGGAAGGGCGCCTGACGGTGAAAGCCCTGCAGCAACGCCTGACCGACATCGCCGACCAGGAGCGGCTTTACGGCATCCTGCTGGCGCATGTCAAGGAGCGCATCCGCAACTTCTACTCGCGCTACAACACCCGGGCCGAGCAGGAAACGCTGCGCGGCGAGATCGCCGAAGATCTGCAGGCCAAGGGACTGATCACGGACGATATCCCGGGGGATCTTTTTCAGGACGTCGTGGTCAACATCAAGAAAGAAGCTATCTACCTGCACAACCTGCTGCCAGGCATCATCTCTACCCGGGATGCGGCCCTGCGGGAGGATTTTCTCGACAACAGCGGCTTGGACCGCTTCTATGTGGAAGAATTGGAGCGGGAATACTTCGACCTGAACAATCTGGACATGGAGGACCTCTATCAGATCCGCAAGGGCCTGAACGGCTGA
- a CDS encoding GPMC system MBL fold metallohydrolase, with translation MSQVNLTFTILGSGTSSGVPVPGCRCEVCQSHDPRNRRTRCSALLSYGNKNVLIDTATDLRQQVLREGLGRIDAVLFTHTHADHVNGIDDLRPFNSLSGEPIPIYGSPSCLGRLHRSFSYIFDDNPEPGYRPRLLPREIHGPFELFGQLVTPLPLHHGSGESLGYRLGPLAYLTDCHAIPAATEELLADIEVLVIDALRFRPHGTHFNIPQALEAAAHLGARRTFLTHLSHDVEHVRDSVQLPAGTEFAYDGLRLNLVLP, from the coding sequence ATGAGCCAGGTCAACCTCACCTTCACCATTCTCGGGTCGGGAACCAGTTCCGGCGTTCCCGTTCCCGGCTGTCGGTGTGAGGTGTGCCAGTCCCACGACCCCCGCAACAGGCGTACCCGCTGCAGCGCCCTGCTTTCCTACGGCAACAAGAATGTCCTCATCGACACCGCCACCGACCTGCGTCAGCAGGTTCTGCGCGAAGGGCTCGGCCGGATCGATGCGGTCCTCTTCACCCACACGCACGCTGACCATGTCAACGGCATCGACGACCTGCGTCCCTTTAACAGTCTGTCCGGCGAACCCATCCCCATCTATGGTTCGCCTTCCTGCCTGGGAAGACTGCACCGCTCCTTCAGCTATATCTTTGACGACAATCCGGAGCCCGGCTACCGGCCCCGGTTGCTGCCCCGCGAAATACACGGCCCCTTTGAACTCTTTGGCCAGCTCGTCACTCCACTGCCGCTGCACCACGGTTCAGGTGAGTCGCTGGGCTATCGCCTCGGCCCGCTGGCCTACCTCACCGACTGCCACGCCATACCGGCGGCCACGGAAGAACTGCTGGCCGATATTGAAGTCCTTGTCATCGACGCCCTTCGCTTTCGTCCCCATGGCACGCATTTCAATATTCCCCAGGCGCTTGAAGCTGCTGCACATCTCGGCGCCAGGCGAACCTTCCTCACCCACCTGAGTCACGATGTCGAACACGTCCGCGACAGCGTCCAACTGCCGGCGGGAACCGAATTCGCCTATGACGGCCTGCGCCTCAACCTCGTTTTACCCTGA
- a CDS encoding methyl-accepting chemotaxis protein: MFSSLNLRWKILLALLAFAIVPVAVALAFTARLNNQQLERNMQSRAKVVSGFVERSTTYSQAEKANYIRLLAQNPLMVNAVYSAGFSGNTEQLVTALEGSLERFDFDLVEVLDAEGQLLLRQGNEVDQAPADRKDHPVIKGSFEGETLAGIQLFDDRLAIVAAGPVQLAGAPLGHLVGVVFLDDHYARKISSLSDAEVAFFDEGGVFSATLTGLKEIDPRIFAPTEMELQRFDEQEVIPKRVRYRTIDGTPHALFINTFGGAKRGVIMALDSSSMFEAKSRTNFILFSILAIAALLAALIGRSLSNNIVRPLRRLVKSLREISEGEGDLTRHLKVTSQDEVGELATSFNHFVDRLAQMVRRTREVANGLADATLKIQQSSRQVREDATNQAQALDESHRAIQSFDDSIAGIAESTGSLVDGVEGSSSATLELSATIEQIATQMETLFATVEEVSSSIHEMSVSNQQINESLDMLSSSTEVTASSITQLDASIKEIDENAEQTSRFAEEATLDAQRGKEAVDATIDGIGAIRQTVDRAGEAIEELGSQSKAIGRILTVIDEIADQTSLLALNAAIIAAQAGEHGKGFAVVADEIRELADRTAVSTREIAGIISSLQQGTAEAVQAIQAGSRRVHEEVSRSRTTGEALEKIRLSTSKAMEQVRGIVRATQEQSKGSHQITNSINQISSMLHQIATAVDQQSTGSKQLVKASEAMKEIALQGKYATSEQAKGSRQINTGMETIRDMIERIDAATREQTSRSRQVVEAVADIRRIAEKNADRTAEMDAVVETLSEQMAYLKSETGEFKA; encoded by the coding sequence ATGTTCTCTTCGCTGAATCTCCGCTGGAAAATTCTGCTGGCGCTGCTGGCTTTTGCCATTGTTCCCGTCGCGGTGGCGCTGGCCTTTACGGCCCGCCTCAACAATCAGCAACTTGAGAGGAACATGCAATCCCGCGCCAAGGTGGTCTCTGGCTTCGTGGAACGCAGCACGACCTATTCCCAGGCAGAAAAAGCCAATTACATCCGGCTGCTGGCGCAAAACCCGTTGATGGTCAATGCCGTCTATTCGGCCGGTTTTTCCGGCAATACGGAGCAGCTCGTCACTGCCCTGGAAGGGTCCCTGGAGCGGTTCGACTTCGACCTGGTTGAAGTGCTCGACGCCGAGGGGCAGCTGCTCCTGCGTCAGGGGAACGAAGTCGACCAGGCGCCAGCCGACCGCAAGGATCACCCCGTCATCAAGGGGAGCTTCGAAGGGGAGACTCTGGCGGGCATTCAGCTCTTTGACGACCGTCTGGCCATTGTGGCAGCCGGCCCGGTGCAGCTGGCGGGAGCGCCCCTCGGCCATCTGGTCGGGGTCGTTTTTCTCGATGACCACTACGCCCGCAAAATCAGTTCCCTGAGTGACGCCGAAGTGGCCTTTTTCGATGAAGGGGGCGTTTTTTCCGCCACCCTGACCGGGCTCAAGGAGATCGATCCCCGTATTTTTGCCCCGACGGAAATGGAGCTGCAGCGCTTCGACGAGCAGGAGGTGATCCCTAAAAGGGTCAGGTACCGCACCATCGACGGCACCCCCCATGCCCTTTTCATCAACACCTTCGGCGGCGCCAAGCGGGGCGTCATCATGGCGCTGGACAGCTCTTCCATGTTCGAGGCCAAGTCTCGCACCAACTTCATTCTGTTCTCCATTCTGGCCATAGCGGCCCTGTTGGCCGCCCTCATCGGCAGAAGCCTTTCCAACAATATCGTCCGTCCCTTGCGACGCCTGGTGAAGAGCCTGCGCGAGATTTCCGAAGGCGAAGGGGATCTCACCCGCCACCTGAAAGTGACCAGTCAGGACGAAGTCGGCGAACTGGCGACATCCTTCAACCATTTCGTCGATCGGCTGGCCCAAATGGTTCGCCGCACCCGCGAGGTGGCCAACGGCCTGGCCGACGCTACGCTCAAGATCCAGCAGTCCAGCCGGCAAGTCCGCGAAGATGCCACTAACCAGGCACAGGCCCTGGACGAATCACACCGGGCCATCCAGTCTTTCGACGATTCCATCGCCGGCATCGCCGAAAGTACCGGCAGCCTGGTGGACGGCGTCGAAGGCAGCTCTTCCGCTACCCTGGAGCTGAGCGCGACCATCGAGCAGATTGCCACGCAGATGGAAACCCTCTTTGCCACCGTGGAAGAGGTCTCCTCGTCCATCCATGAGATGTCCGTCTCCAACCAGCAGATCAACGAAAGTCTCGACATGCTGTCTTCTTCCACCGAAGTAACGGCATCGTCCATCACCCAGCTGGATGCCTCCATCAAGGAGATTGACGAAAACGCCGAGCAGACCAGCCGCTTCGCCGAAGAGGCTACCCTCGACGCCCAGCGGGGCAAGGAAGCCGTCGACGCGACCATCGATGGCATCGGTGCCATACGGCAGACCGTCGACCGGGCCGGGGAAGCCATCGAAGAGTTGGGAAGCCAGTCCAAGGCTATCGGCCGCATTCTCACGGTCATCGACGAGATTGCCGACCAGACCAGCCTGCTGGCCCTCAACGCGGCCATCATCGCCGCCCAGGCTGGAGAGCATGGCAAAGGCTTTGCCGTGGTCGCGGACGAGATCCGCGAACTCGCCGACCGTACCGCCGTCTCCACCCGGGAGATCGCCGGCATTATCAGCAGCCTGCAGCAGGGGACAGCCGAGGCCGTGCAAGCCATCCAGGCCGGCAGCCGGCGCGTTCACGAAGAAGTGAGCCGTTCCCGTACCACCGGCGAAGCGCTGGAAAAAATCCGCCTCAGTACCTCCAAGGCCATGGAGCAGGTCAGGGGTATTGTGCGGGCCACCCAGGAGCAGTCCAAAGGGAGCCATCAGATCACCAACTCGATCAATCAGATTTCGTCCATGCTGCACCAGATCGCCACCGCCGTCGACCAGCAATCCACCGGCAGCAAACAGCTGGTCAAGGCCTCCGAAGCCATGAAGGAAATCGCCCTGCAGGGCAAATACGCCACCTCGGAGCAGGCCAAGGGCAGTCGGCAGATCAACACGGGCATGGAGACCATCCGCGACATGATCGAACGTATCGATGCGGCCACGCGGGAGCAGACCAGCCGCAGCCGGCAGGTGGTGGAAGCCGTGGCCGATATCCGACGCATTGCCGAAAAGAACGCCGACCGCACGGCTGAAATGGATGCCGTCGTCGAAACCCTCTCCGAGCAGATGGCCTACCTTAAGAGCGAAACGGGTGAGTTCAAGGCATGA
- a CDS encoding chemotaxis protein CheX, which produces MAVKFFGQFLMEKGAITRENLLKAIELQEATNLKFGEIAMVMGFLTETQVEKIHDAQRAEDLRFGDMALKLGLISPEQMQQILTRQKNGHLYLGEALVRVGGLKETDLEGYLEAFKADQAPYAADAVDIPAALPHRSLLEVMADLSLKMLSRVGNIPLRPDACLENTEIPQADVVASMAFSGAASGRYILSVSTEVQKILARAILKEEEIDNEPAEVLLDSVMEFINIVCGNIAAKAAQLGQPLDIHPPEILTGSQLQEPPTEPYGLRFPMALPSGDAVVLQVLITN; this is translated from the coding sequence ATGGCGGTAAAATTTTTCGGCCAGTTCCTCATGGAAAAAGGGGCCATTACACGCGAAAACCTGCTTAAAGCCATCGAGCTGCAGGAAGCCACCAATCTGAAATTCGGTGAAATCGCCATGGTCATGGGTTTTCTCACGGAAACCCAGGTGGAAAAGATTCATGACGCCCAGCGTGCGGAGGATCTGCGTTTCGGCGACATGGCGCTCAAACTCGGTCTGATTTCGCCCGAGCAGATGCAGCAGATCCTGACCCGCCAGAAAAATGGCCATCTGTACCTGGGCGAGGCGCTGGTCCGTGTCGGCGGCCTCAAAGAAACAGACCTGGAAGGCTATCTGGAGGCCTTCAAAGCAGATCAGGCGCCCTACGCCGCCGATGCGGTCGACATCCCGGCCGCACTGCCTCATCGCTCCCTGCTGGAGGTCATGGCAGACCTCTCCTTGAAGATGCTTTCGCGGGTCGGCAATATCCCCCTGCGTCCCGATGCCTGTCTGGAAAACACCGAGATACCCCAGGCCGACGTGGTCGCTTCCATGGCCTTTTCCGGCGCCGCCAGCGGCCGCTATATCCTATCGGTATCGACAGAGGTCCAGAAAATTCTGGCCCGGGCCATTCTCAAAGAAGAAGAGATCGACAACGAACCCGCAGAGGTTCTGCTCGATTCGGTGATGGAATTCATCAACATCGTCTGTGGCAATATCGCTGCCAAGGCGGCCCAGTTGGGCCAGCCACTGGATATCCATCCGCCCGAAATCCTGACCGGCAGTCAGCTGCAGGAGCCGCCGACCGAACCTTACGGCCTGCGCTTCCCCATGGCTCTGCCCAGCGGCGATGCCGTCGTCCTGCAGGTCCTTATCACCAATTGA
- a CDS encoding response regulator: MKRVLIVDDSISVARQLEKIITGSGAFQVVGHAKNGAEAIRMSQTENPEIICMDMNMPVMDGLTALRTLVAMNRGYKVVMVTSLGGVGDKYQEALKLGAREVISKPFDEESVLRVLQAL, encoded by the coding sequence ATGAAACGTGTCTTGATTGTGGATGACAGCATTTCCGTTGCCCGCCAGCTGGAAAAGATAATCACCGGCTCGGGTGCGTTCCAGGTGGTCGGCCATGCCAAAAACGGTGCTGAAGCCATCCGCATGAGTCAAACCGAAAATCCCGAGATCATCTGCATGGATATGAACATGCCCGTCATGGATGGGCTCACCGCTTTGCGAACCCTGGTGGCCATGAACCGCGGCTATAAGGTCGTCATGGTCACCTCCCTGGGTGGCGTGGGCGACAAATACCAGGAGGCCCTTAAACTGGGGGCACGCGAGGTCATATCCAAGCCTTTCGACGAAGAGAGCGTCCTGCGCGTGCTGCAAGCCCTCTGA
- a CDS encoding iron-sulfur cluster biosynthesis family protein, which translates to MINITDSAKEVLEKVLQENPGKMLRVVIQGFGUGGPSLGLALDELKDNEEVSKINGLDVLMDESVSSLSRRHTVDYVKNAMGEGFTILPENGSGCC; encoded by the coding sequence ATGATTAACATCACCGATTCGGCTAAGGAAGTTCTGGAGAAGGTGCTCCAGGAGAACCCCGGCAAGATGCTGCGGGTCGTCATTCAAGGCTTTGGCTGAGGCGGGCCCAGCCTGGGCCTGGCTCTGGATGAGCTTAAAGACAATGAAGAAGTCAGCAAGATCAACGGTCTCGACGTGTTGATGGATGAATCAGTCAGCAGTCTTTCTCGGCGCCACACCGTTGACTACGTCAAAAACGCCATGGGAGAAGGATTCACCATACTCCCCGAAAACGGCAGCGGCTGCTGTTGA
- a CDS encoding iron-sulfur cluster biosynthesis family protein, producing MTITEKAQTQLVDILHNNPGKYLRVTFEGFGUGGARLGLALDELKDNEEVSQVGGLDVLMDEEARPFAETQVIDYINNRTGKGFVVRALYGTEPCA from the coding sequence ATGACCATTACCGAGAAGGCGCAAACCCAGCTGGTGGATATTCTGCACAACAATCCGGGCAAGTATCTTCGCGTGACCTTCGAAGGTTTTGGCTGAGGCGGAGCCCGCCTGGGTTTGGCTCTGGACGAGCTTAAAGACAATGAAGAAGTCAGCCAGGTTGGCGGACTGGATGTGTTGATGGATGAAGAGGCCAGACCTTTTGCCGAGACCCAGGTCATCGACTATATCAACAACCGCACCGGCAAGGGTTTCGTGGTCAGAGCACTTTACGGAACAGAGCCCTGCGCCTGA
- the thiM gene encoding hydroxyethylthiazole kinase, translated as MDLKAYTIDRLDRVKKNAPLIHNITNFVVMNSSANILLALGASPVMAHCPQEIKEMTALAGALVLNIGTLDDAWVESMLLAAETANRHHLPIILDPVGAGATTLRSDTVKRILNHATVSVLRGNASEIFALADAEVRTKGVDSSLALSPEVAEAARTLARQTGCLLSISGEKDLITDGERTFRVSNGQPIMTRVTGLGCGLSAVTAAFCAVEEDDRLLASAAATAFYGLCGDLAARTTSGPGSFFTAFVDALYTTGPREIEAGLRVEQTS; from the coding sequence ATGGACCTGAAAGCATACACCATCGACCGGCTCGACCGGGTGAAAAAAAACGCCCCCCTTATTCACAACATCACCAACTTCGTGGTGATGAATTCGTCGGCGAATATCCTGCTGGCTCTCGGGGCCTCGCCCGTCATGGCCCATTGCCCCCAGGAGATCAAGGAGATGACCGCCCTGGCCGGCGCCCTGGTGCTCAACATCGGCACTCTGGATGATGCCTGGGTCGAGTCCATGCTGCTGGCCGCCGAAACCGCCAACCGTCATCACCTGCCGATCATCCTCGACCCGGTGGGCGCCGGCGCCACCACCCTGCGCAGCGATACGGTCAAAAGGATTCTCAATCACGCCACCGTCAGCGTCCTGCGCGGCAACGCCTCCGAGATCTTTGCCCTCGCCGACGCCGAGGTGCGCACCAAAGGGGTCGATTCCTCCCTCGCCCTCTCACCGGAAGTGGCCGAAGCCGCCCGCACCCTGGCCCGACAAACCGGCTGCCTCCTCTCCATCTCTGGCGAAAAGGATTTGATCACCGACGGCGAACGCACCTTTCGCGTCAGCAACGGCCAGCCTATCATGACCCGGGTCACCGGCCTGGGCTGTGGTCTGTCGGCGGTCACCGCCGCCTTCTGTGCCGTGGAAGAGGACGACCGGCTCCTGGCCAGTGCCGCCGCCACGGCTTTTTACGGTCTCTGCGGCGACCTGGCCGCCCGCACGACCAGCGGACCGGGCAGCTTCTTTACCGCCTTCGTCGATGCGCTCTACACCACCGGCCCTCGGGAGATCGAAGCCGGACTGCGAGTGGAACAGACCTCCTGA